The following nucleotide sequence is from Paracrocinitomix mangrovi.
TCAACTTTACCGTCTTTAATTGTTGACTTCAGTATTTCTGTTCGATCAGATTTTCGGTGATAATCGTGTGCTAAAAACAGCTTTTCTTTTACAAGTGTTTTAAACCCCAAACCACTCAATTTACGAATAGAAGGCAAGATGTAAACATAAAAAGAAGTTAAGGCTGCTGCAGGGTTTCCAGGAAGGGCAAAAATTGGAATATTTCCCTTGGTTCCAAAAAACAATGGCTTTCCGGGTTTTTGATTCACCTTATAAAAGATTTCTTTTACGCCCAATTCTCTTAAGGCTTTACCTACAAAATCATAATCTCCAACAGATATCCCGCCGGATAAAACCAATAAATCAGATGAGGTCAAAGCATCCTCAATGGCTTGCAAAGTTGCTTGATAATCATCTCGAATCTCTTTGTGCGAAATTTGAGAATAACCAAAACGTGCAAAAGCAGCTTCTAACATGATTGAATTGCTTTCGTAAACCTGACCGTATGCTAGATCATTACCCGCTTTTACTAATTCATTACCGGTAGTTAAAATGGTAATTCTAGGGTTTGAAAATACGGGTACTTCAACAATACCTAAAGAACTCAAAAAACCAATTGAAGCAGGATTCAGCTCTGTATTTTTAAGTAAAGCCAGTTCACCTTTTTTTATTTGTCCACCTTGAGGTCGGATGTTAGCATTTAATTTCGGAACAATAAAGTTGATTTCGCTATCATTAACAGTAACATCTTCTTGACGCACTACCATGTTGGCAGTTAGCGGAACAGCAGCACCGGTAAATATACGAACAGCCTCTCCTTTTTGTAATTCAAACTGTTGGCTGCTTCCGGCCTGTATTTCACCAATCAATTTGTAGGATGAATAATTATCATCAAAATTGACAGCATAACCATCCATTGCAGATTGCGGAAATGGAGGCATATCAATAGGTGAAAGCACGTCATCTGCAAGAATTAAGTTAAAAGCCTTTTGTATTGGGATATTAACCTTGTCCGACACTAAAATATTGGCTTCTACTAACCTTATTGCTTCATCAACTGAGATCATGTTACAAATATACCTTTAAATGGACGAAGGAGTTTGGATGAATCAAACAATTTATTTGCACGAATTGCGTAAACTAAATATATTAGACCTTATTAAATCTCTATGAAATCTCAAGTATTTTTAGTTATCTGTTTGACAATTTTTGCAATTTCTTGTAAAAATAAAGGGTGCACAGATCCAGATGCAACAAACTACAATTCTGAAGCAAAAAAGGATGATGGTAGTTGTGAATTTGATACAATTGTCATTGTTCCACCTATTACAGATTCTTCTACTGTGATGGGGTATTCTATCATGTCAAAATTACCGGGTATTTGGAATGGTCCTGTAACTAGCACAACCGCATTAGGGAGTTACCCGGAGTGGATAGTAGATTTTAGACCCATTTCTGCGGCACAAGTTTCAGCAAAAAACGAGTTGGATTCATTGAACGATATTTTCATGAGCTATTTTATCGTGAAACATGATGGTGCATATAAAATTGCCTTTAGAAATGGGGGTGGATTCGCAGGAAGCATCAGAACATCTTATTTGATTGTAGATAGTTTGGATGATAGTGGAACAGATAGTTATTACAGGTTTATAGATCCGGCTGGTGGAAAAACAAGAGCATATGTTGAATTGGTTTTTAAGCAGGATAGCCTCAAAATGAGAACATACACCAATCAATACCAAACACTTTCTGAACCCACTTTACACATGAAATGGGACGCAGATTTAAGAGATGTTTCATCTGCTCAAAATGCCATTAATAGTTTTGGTTACCCTAAAAAAGAACAGGTAAAGGACTTTTCAACTGTTTTTGATGGAGCGGGAGAAGCTGTTTATTATGGAAATGTTGGAGATCCTTACCCTGAAAGTGAACAGCCATATGTAGGTGAATCTACTGTTAATATCAACATTACTAATCCCGCATCACCAAGTGCAACCAAAAAGATATTAATCTTGATTACCACGCAACCACTTTTTAGCGGTGTTACTTTTCAGCCACAAAATCTGGATTATAGATCGCGTTATGTATTTGTTTCAGCAAATAATCCGTCATCTTTTGTTTTTAATTACATGCATCCGGGAAACTATTACGTGAATACTATTTATGACGAAAATGGTGATTTTTCATTCTCTAGTGGTGATTATATGAACAGTAATTTTGATGTTCCGCTAAACTTGAATGCTGAAAGTACTGCAACGGCAAATATTACAATTGACTTTTTGATCCCATAAAATTGCAATGAGATTTCATGTAAATTCGTAACATGAACCTCATCCAAATTTTAAAGAGACCATTTTATTCAGATACAAGTCCAATGTATTGGGTTAAAATGGCCGTGCTCTTTGGGCTGTTTGTTTTTCTTTTTCTTTATTTATTCAGACCGTTTCAAATTGAAGGAGTAGAAGGGGATTTGTTGATGGTGTGCCTTACATTCGGCGGAATTACAACAGGAGCAATGCTTGTTTTGGATTTAATTTTTCTTCCATTGCTGGTAAAAAAAGTTTGTGAAGAAAATTGGAATGTGGGATTATCTATTTTATGGACTGTGATTCACATTGGGGTAATTGCTCTGCTAAACAGTCTTTACTTTTCATATACATTTTTAGATGGATTTGAATGGAGAAATCTGATTTGGTTTTTTGCTACAACAATGATGGTGAGTGTTTTTCCTGTGGGATTTGTTTTTATTCTTCAAGAAAGAAGAGATAACAGCAAGTATCAAAAGGAATCACGGGTGATTATGGATCACATCAAAGAGATACAGTTAGTGCCTAAAGAGCAGATGATTTTGATTAAATCTAAAAATGCCAACGAGGATGTGGAATTGAGTGTTGATCATTTACTTTACTTACAATCGGCAGATAACTATGTAACGGTTTTTTATTTGGATGGGAATGATCAGATTCAGAAGAAAATTATTAGAAATTCCTTGAGTTCAATAGCAATAGACTTGTCTGATCAAGATCAATTGTTCCATTGTCATAGAAGCTATCTTGTCAATCTATCTAAAGTTGATAATGTAAGTGGTAATGCGCAAGGGTTTAGACTGCATATTCAAGGTGCTAGTCAAGAAATTCCGGTTTCTAGAAAATACAATGATTTTGTCAAATCTTATTTTAGTAAAAATTGACAATTACTTATCGTTGTGCTTGTAAAGTATAGCACGATCGTTTGAGGAGGTAAAAATCTTTTCGTAATGAGTATTCAAGACATTAAAAGTCCGTGCAACATCATCAATATCGGCCATATTATCTTGATAACAAAACAA
It contains:
- the glp gene encoding gephyrin-like molybdotransferase Glp; protein product: MISVDEAIRLVEANILVSDKVNIPIQKAFNLILADDVLSPIDMPPFPQSAMDGYAVNFDDNYSSYKLIGEIQAGSSQQFELQKGEAVRIFTGAAVPLTANMVVRQEDVTVNDSEINFIVPKLNANIRPQGGQIKKGELALLKNTELNPASIGFLSSLGIVEVPVFSNPRITILTTGNELVKAGNDLAYGQVYESNSIMLEAAFARFGYSQISHKEIRDDYQATLQAIEDALTSSDLLVLSGGISVGDYDFVGKALRELGVKEIFYKVNQKPGKPLFFGTKGNIPIFALPGNPAAALTSFYVYILPSIRKLSGLGFKTLVKEKLFLAHDYHRKSDRTEILKSTIKDGKVEILDGQSSAMLKSFSHSNALTFIPDTTTSLKEGDEVDVLIIE
- a CDS encoding LytR/AlgR family response regulator transcription factor, giving the protein MNLIQILKRPFYSDTSPMYWVKMAVLFGLFVFLFLYLFRPFQIEGVEGDLLMVCLTFGGITTGAMLVLDLIFLPLLVKKVCEENWNVGLSILWTVIHIGVIALLNSLYFSYTFLDGFEWRNLIWFFATTMMVSVFPVGFVFILQERRDNSKYQKESRVIMDHIKEIQLVPKEQMILIKSKNANEDVELSVDHLLYLQSADNYVTVFYLDGNDQIQKKIIRNSLSSIAIDLSDQDQLFHCHRSYLVNLSKVDNVSGNAQGFRLHIQGASQEIPVSRKYNDFVKSYFSKN